Proteins encoded by one window of Gopherus evgoodei ecotype Sinaloan lineage unplaced genomic scaffold, rGopEvg1_v1.p scaffold_32_arrow_ctg1, whole genome shotgun sequence:
- the LOC115640838 gene encoding spidroin-2-like isoform X2, protein MDPYMQPAGILQPQVRPQGQGIGNEPGAYGGTDSGAYGGPGPGSYGIDGPGAYGGTNSGSYGGPGPGSYGIDGPGADAGTGAGSYGGTGCASYEAAGTGSYEQPGPGSYGINGPGAYEGARPAISVGGSPPQYGMLGAGYGVGPVSPSGHVRPIYKNPSIPFVPGVHDEVRTAGHIRVPYRDPVSYAGNARLGQGAGGFPRPKYKEPSIPYVPSLSELPNHAGEGVSSMPGVSIDNAVGGGAGTGDVSMPGSSSPTLPDGP, encoded by the coding sequence ATGGACCCCTACATGCAGCCGGCAGGGATTCTACAGCCCCAGGTCCGCCCGCAGGGGCAGGGGATTGGTAATGAGCCTGGAGCATACGGAGGAACGGATTCTGGAGCATATGGAGGACCTGGGCCCGGATCATATGGGATAGATGGGCCCGGGGCCTACGGAGGAACCAATTCTGGATCGTATGGAGGACCTGGGCCTGGATCATACGGGATAGATGGGCCCGGGGCCGATGCAGGAACTGGGGCCGGATCCTACGGAGGAACTGGATGTGCATCATACGAAGCAGCCGGAACTGGGTCATATGAACAACCTGGGCCCGGATCGTATGGAATAAATGGCCCCGGAGCCTATGAAGGAGCCAGGCCGGCTATCTCAGTGGGGGGTTCCCCACCACAGTATGGGATGCTGGGTGCTGGCTATGGGGTTGGCCCTGTCAGTCCGTCCGGGCACGTGCGGCCAATCTATAAGAACCCCAGCATCCCCTTCGTGCCAGGTGTCCACGATGAGGTCAGAACCGCAGGGCACATACGGGTCCCTTATAGGGACCCAGTGAGCTATGCTGGGAATGcccggctggggcagggggcaggtgggTTCCCGCGCCCAAAGTACAAGGAACCCAGCATCCCCTATGTACCGAGCCTCTCGGAGCTGCCCAACCATGCCGGAGAGGGGGTGTCGTCCATGCCCGGGGTCTCCATTGACAATGCTGTTGGAGGGGGAGCTGGAACAGGAGATGTGTCCATGCCAGGCTCTTCCAGTCCCACGCTGCCTGATGGCCCTTAG
- the NRM gene encoding nurim, translated as MAAQLLMMIPALGSFLFTFGTGVELIRFASLRAVLPGGGRPEATPHVEWGAALRDPRVLWPLAMDLGLVVVFVLQHSLMATALVKRWTTSCFGVLQRSFYVFCTALALQLLMRYWQPVRHGPLLWNAYTEPWDTWVPLICFILHFIAWLVIFSVILIFDYAELMGVKQVYYHCLGMGDPLALKSVRAVRLYSHLRHPVYLEFLLVLWAVPCLALDRLLLAGLFTTYLSCGHSLDQQDYLYLRAQLDKKLLVFSREEAAYGDMLARNGPARGKES; from the exons ATGGCGGCCCAGCTGCTGATGATGATCCCGGCTCTGGGCAGCTTCCTCTTCACCTTCGGCACCGGCGTGGAGCTGATCCGCTTCGCCTCGCTGCGCGCCGTGCTGCCGGGCGGGGGGCGGCCGG AGGCCACCCCCCACGTGGAGTGGGGGGCTGCCCTGCGGGACCCCCGGGTGCTGTGGCCCCTGGCCATGGACCTGGGCCTGGTGGTGGTCTTTGTGCTGCAGCACAGCCTCATGGCCACCGCGCTGGTCAAGCGCTGGACCACCAGCTGCTTTGGGGTGCTGCAGAGATCCTTCTACGTCTTCTGCACCGCCCTGGCCCTCCAG CTGCTGATGCGGTACTGGCAACCTGTCCGGCACGGCCCCCTGCTCTGGAACGCCTACACAGAGCCCTGGGACACCTGGGTCCCGCTCATCTGCTTCATCCTGCACTTCATCGCCTGGCTGGTTATCTTCAGTGTCATCCTCATCTTCGACTATGCTGAGCTCATGGGAGTCAAACAG GTTTATTACCACTGCCTGGGCATGGGGGACCCGCTGGCGCTGAAGTCCGTGCGGGCTGTGCGGCTCTATTCTCACCTTCGCCACCCCGTCTACCTGGAGTTCCTGCTGGTGCTGTGGGCCGTGCCCTGCCTGGCTCTGGatcgcctcctgctggctggccTCTTCACCACCTACCTGAGCTGCGGGCACAGCCTGGACCAGCAGGACTACCTCTACCTGCGGGCCCAGCTTGACAAGAAGCTCCTGGTCTTCTCCCGTGAGGAGGCGGCCTACGGGGACATGCTGGCCCGCAATGGTCCCGCACGTGGCAAGGAGAGCTGA
- the LOC115640838 gene encoding spidroin-2-like isoform X1: protein MVCGIGQWPLGVTPMILLVLGLHLPGLASKCIPRLEEPALEPLPVAMDPYMQPAGILQPQVRPQGQGIGNEPGAYGGTDSGAYGGPGPGSYGIDGPGAYGGTNSGSYGGPGPGSYGIDGPGADAGTGAGSYGGTGCASYEAAGTGSYEQPGPGSYGINGPGAYEGARPAISVGGSPPQYGMLGAGYGVGPVSPSGHVRPIYKNPSIPFVPGVHDEVRTAGHIRVPYRDPVSYAGNARLGQGAGGFPRPKYKEPSIPYVPSLSELPNHAGEGVSSMPGVSIDNAVGGGAGTGDVSMPGSSSPTLPDGP from the exons ATGGTTTGCGGTATTGGACAGTGGCCCCTTGGCGTGACTCCCATGATCCTCCTGGTTCTGGGTCTTCATCTCCCAG GCTTGGCTTCCAAGTGCATCCCACGGTTGGAGGAGCCGGCGCTGGAACCGCTGCCAGTCGCCATGGACCCCTACATGCAGCCGGCAGGGATTCTACAGCCCCAGGTCCGCCCGCAGGGGCAGGGGATTGGTAATGAGCCTGGAGCATACGGAGGAACGGATTCTGGAGCATATGGAGGACCTGGGCCCGGATCATATGGGATAGATGGGCCCGGGGCCTACGGAGGAACCAATTCTGGATCGTATGGAGGACCTGGGCCTGGATCATACGGGATAGATGGGCCCGGGGCCGATGCAGGAACTGGGGCCGGATCCTACGGAGGAACTGGATGTGCATCATACGAAGCAGCCGGAACTGGGTCATATGAACAACCTGGGCCCGGATCGTATGGAATAAATGGCCCCGGAGCCTATGAAGGAGCCAGGCCGGCTATCTCAGTGGGGGGTTCCCCACCACAGTATGGGATGCTGGGTGCTGGCTATGGGGTTGGCCCTGTCAGTCCGTCCGGGCACGTGCGGCCAATCTATAAGAACCCCAGCATCCCCTTCGTGCCAGGTGTCCACGATGAGGTCAGAACCGCAGGGCACATACGGGTCCCTTATAGGGACCCAGTGAGCTATGCTGGGAATGcccggctggggcagggggcaggtgggTTCCCGCGCCCAAAGTACAAGGAACCCAGCATCCCCTATGTACCGAGCCTCTCGGAGCTGCCCAACCATGCCGGAGAGGGGGTGTCGTCCATGCCCGGGGTCTCCATTGACAATGCTGTTGGAGGGGGAGCTGGAACAGGAGATGTGTCCATGCCAGGCTCTTCCAGTCCCACGCTGCCTGATGGCCCTTAG